A section of the Natronospira bacteriovora genome encodes:
- the blaOXA gene encoding class D beta-lactamase: MKKLLVALIFSIGLSACASGWKESAEIEGLFRDAEATGTFVLLDAGTGKLTGYNRSRAKTRFVPASTFKIPNSLIGLSAGAVKSVDEVLPYGGQTQVIKAWEMDMGLREAITMSNVPVYQELARRIGVDSMRDNLANLNFGNNDIGARVDRFWLDGPLQISAIEQASFLSRLARNQLPVSAEVQSAVREIVLLEQGEGWRLYGKTGWENAPEPGVGWWVGWVEKEDNLFPFAMNMDIHQASDAGKRVELGMASLKALGVL; the protein is encoded by the coding sequence ATGAAGAAACTACTTGTCGCCCTGATCTTTTCTATTGGACTTTCTGCCTGTGCCTCAGGCTGGAAGGAAAGCGCTGAAATTGAAGGCTTGTTTCGAGACGCTGAGGCCACGGGCACCTTTGTCCTGCTGGATGCCGGTACTGGCAAGCTCACGGGTTATAACCGGTCCAGAGCCAAAACACGATTTGTCCCCGCCTCCACTTTCAAGATTCCAAATAGTCTTATCGGGCTTTCGGCTGGCGCGGTCAAAAGTGTGGATGAGGTGTTGCCGTACGGTGGTCAGACACAAGTCATCAAGGCATGGGAAATGGATATGGGGCTGAGAGAGGCCATCACGATGTCCAATGTACCTGTGTATCAGGAGCTGGCCCGACGCATCGGCGTCGATTCAATGCGCGACAATCTCGCCAACTTGAATTTCGGCAACAACGACATTGGTGCGCGTGTTGATAGGTTCTGGCTGGATGGCCCCCTCCAGATCAGCGCCATCGAACAAGCCAGTTTCTTGTCGCGCCTGGCTCGAAACCAGTTGCCCGTCTCTGCAGAGGTTCAATCAGCCGTTCGTGAAATTGTGCTGCTAGAGCAGGGGGAGGGTTGGAGACTCTACGGCAAGACAGGCTGGGAAAACGCCCCCGAGCCAGGAGTCGGGTGGTGGGTTGGCTGGGTCGAGAAAGAGGATAACTTGTTCCCCTTTGCAATGAACATGGATATTCATCAAGCATCTGACGCTGGCAAACGTGTTGAACTGGGCATGGCGAGCCTGAAGGCGTTGGGTGTGCTGTGA